In Takifugu flavidus isolate HTHZ2018 chromosome 1, ASM371156v2, whole genome shotgun sequence, the DNA window AAACGTACCGTGTTTGTGCTTCACTACAGAGGTTGAGAGGATGTTTTAAAGGATTCTAATGAAATCTACAGTTCTGGCTGAAACAGCAGAGACGTGTGTTTAGAGTGAAGGAGGGCCCCACCGTACAAGTCGCAGCGTGTCCTTACGGATGTTTATAAGGCTTCGTAGCGTCTTTACCGGCTCCTGAGGAGGGGGCGCTGCGTAAGGGAACTACAAAAGAGACAGACGTGAAAACACACGTTTACCAGCGTTCGTCTGTCATGCCGACGTTCCTCACAGAGATCTGTGCCGACAGATGCTGAGTCGTCACACGGGGACGAGGTCGGAGTTTGGAACGCGTTGCAGATTGTAAAACACTCTCAGATCAAACggagctttgtttttatttaaaggtGACAATAGGGACCAGGTGAGCatccacttccttccttccttttccctGAAACCAGCTGGATCCATCACAGACAACGTTGAAACTCGCCGCGCAGCCGCTGACGGGGCGTAGAAGAGTGGGGCTGGTTTGAGGGTCACATGCAGGATGTGGTTGGAAGCTACAAACCCTCATCTGTCTGAgcatatgtgtgtttctgtgagcGATGAATGGGTCCATATTCAGCGCcgtgcacaaacaaacacatgctgAGGAGTGAACGCGGCATGAACGGAAGCATTCATTAAAGGGAGCACAGGAGGCCTCATTGATGCTCAGGAGACGTCAGAGTCAAAGTCTGCAAGCTTCAGAAAGATGatcaaataaatgcagaaaCTGATTAAAGTGTTCGAAATAACTCATCCAAACGCCGCAGGACGCAAATATTTGTTGAGAGACGAAGAAAACTTTACAGCATGAACCTGAAGGCAACCGTGGATCTGGACGGTGGCTTTTATGGGCTATTAAAGTGATTTTTGTGGCTAAGGATCAATTCTGTTCCCCAAAGCGTTTCCTGGAAACCCCCAAATTTAACCACATTTCTGACTGCGTTTGTTCtgcggtggcagcagcccaaGAGCGCAACGGCTGTGGGCTGGTTTTATGATTCCACTGCACCATCTGCTTCACAACCACACCAGATTATATAACGCTTGTGTCACATATACAAAGGAAAAAACCTGAGCCCACAGGGGGATTATAAACTCCCACATAATCTGGAGGAAAACTGTGCTCCTAATTTTAGCCCCAGTCtagacacaaacagacagaaggAAGATTCTCTCCATGTCAGCTCTACTTGCtcaaataataattaataattcacAGCTTCTCTCCATCTCAGCTTTATGGTAAATGTCTGCGTGTCCGCTTGGGTTTGAGGTGCTTTTCTAATTTGCCTGTGTGGCACCAGCCAAATAATCCCTCGGTCCAGTTCACTTCTGACAggatgagacaaaaaaaagacttttttaatCCATCTGAAAAACatataaacacaacagcaggagcCACAGCTGCTGTGCACCAAATCCCCCTATAATTATGAAAACTGGCATTTGggctttttattgtcttttataTCACTTTGAAGAGACTGTTGACAAGAATGAACAATTACAGGGTCTCAAATTGTGATGGGTAGTTTGTTTAAATGATAAAGGGACTTAATAGTCTGACTGTGTGGAAGTCCTCTGGACCTACCGCCACAGGTCTGGTGCCCAGGAAGTTCAGGTCTGTGTTCTCCCCGAACAGGTAACCTTCTGGATGGGTGGAATCAAACTTCTCCCCACCCATGATGAAATGGCTGGCGAAGTAACTCCCTGCAAGACAGAGCCATCCAAAATAAATGGGTCAAGTGTTTATTATTGCTACAGAACCAACAAGGTTTAAGCCCTGACAACACCCAACAAATCGTCGGTGGCGAACATTTATAGTCCTATAAAACTAATCGCCGGCTTCATTATCCAGACACAGGCTGCGAGCGCTGAGTCAAAGGGCTGGATCTCAAACATGGGGTCAGCTGAGTCGGCAGTGGTTGAATCACAGGCTGAGTTTAGAGTCTGTAAATACAGGTCCGATGGCCGGGCGCCACCCATCTTATCTGTGTTCTTACAAAATAAACTCAGAAAATGGGTCCAAAAAGCCTCGTTCAGCCTGTGTTTACTAACTTGTTATTATTTACAGCAGCTGGGAGGCTGAAGCTTGGTCAGCAGCTCCCAGGAACAGGAACGGATGAGGTTCACCACCTTCCAGACCTCCCACTGCCCCACAAGCACGTCAGCCTGTGACTTGGACTGGCCTGGATCATAAACGCATAAAACAACTTTATAAAATTACCAACGAGCAAAGGTTATGGCACCATAACACACGGTGTTCACAATTAAATTCTTCACCTCTTGGCAATGATTATAAGTTATGACCTTTAGCAATAAAATTCTGTTTCAACAATTTGATGTTGGAGACGGTAATATGGGATTATGGCTGACAACAGGCCCCGAGGATGCTGACTCAGGTGAACTTGGCTGTGACCACAGAACAATACATGACTGCGCCCAGAATCTTTAGTTAGTTTTTAAGAAGTAAAGAGAACCTCCAACTCTTTTGCTCTGAGGTATTTCTTGGTAACAATGAGCTAATTCACACTAAATCCTTAAAACAGGTCTGACAATGTGGTCAAAATCATTTTACATATTTACTGAGTTTATCTTTAAATATCCTTCTTATAAAGACCAGCATGATGTTCATACTTATCCCCAGATTAAAGGATGCTGCTGAACGTCTACAGCTCATGGTTgaggcttttttatttttattttagaagcTCTAAAAATGCCGAATAACGCCAATACAGCTAAAAGCTTAAAAGCTATCAAGACGGAATAAATCTAAAGTAAATTTGAGATTTTCTCccataaagtgtgtgtgagggtaaTCTTAATACGGATGAaagagatgatgaagagcatgaaATGCAGCTTCTAAAGTGCCAGCACGGTGCCCAGGCAGCACCGATGCCCCGGGGGCCACACGGAGAGGCTCCCTGGCCCCTCCGCGGCTGCAGCCCGACCTGTTGTTTGACTGCTTACCGGATTTCGGTGGATAACGGTACACCGAACTGGACGGAATGTCCACTTCTTCCACGCCTATGTTCTGTCTGCTCGTCAAAGATCCCATTTCCAATAACATAAAGAGCACACCAGGTTAACGATCATAACACTTGGGCTCCGCTTTGTTCTGCCTTCCGTCTCCTTTATTCCCTCTCATTTAATCCGGTTGGTGCTGTCCGGTCCATTTCCGCAGGCTCCGAGCCCCGCTGTGAATACGAGCGTCCAGAACTGGATTAGCGGTTGCTCGCTGGCTGTTTATCCGCCCGAGGTCAGCGGCGAGGCTCGTTTTTGAGGCAGAAAACAGCCGCTGTCGTCTCTGGAATCGCGGATAAGCGCTCCGTCTCCGTGCGCCGTGACCGCGCACTCCAGCTTAGAGCGACGCGCTTTGTTTTACTTTACTGCTGAGTATATGTCATAAAACCGTGACGTGCGCGTCCACATCTCTTCTATCCCCGGTGCTATTTCGTTGCTGGATCCTGTCACAGGGGCTCCACATGACGTCAGGCACAAATCCGGgccgtgggttttttttttgcgcaGTGCTCCGAGCGCCGAGCCGCTTCGTAACGTGACCTTCCTACGCCAAATGTGCGAGTTGTGCTGACTGCAGTGCGGAGAGGATGGACAGGCACTGTTGAACACACCCGATAGGAGTAAACCCATCCAATAACACGAACGGGGGTTTTAGCACAAGCTGGACAGATGCCACTCAAACACCGGGGGGGACACTGTGGACGTGATATAAAATCTCAAGTCTAAGTGGAGTAATAAAAATCCTGTCAAGAACGGAACAGAAACGCAGCAACGACTGAAGCCACACTCTTGAATAGATctctaaatataaatatatataatgttAAATTACTTGTAATAAATCATATATTGTTGTAGTGCCACAAATGTCCGGTGATACTCCGCgccgacagggggcgctgtagGATTTAACGTGAGGAAAAGCGGGAGCAtttcaaccaatcagaggcggCCGCGAGAGGGCACGCAGCCCGGGCAAAGGGAAGCGCTGTTGCCGCCATTTCGTGTGAGCTGTGAGCCGTATAAGTAACGTTGTTTCTTGGGCCCTTTAAAAATACACCCAGATTTCACGTTTTTAGCCGCAGTTACTCGTCCGTTCGTTATCAGTAGCCGTTTGGCCCGAGGGTAGCGCGCAACGGTGGTTCTCTTCTCCTCCGTGGTTTCAGACAACGACCAAGATGAGCTACGGGAGGCCGCCGCCAGACGTGGAGGGGATGACCTCCCTGAAAGTGGACAACCTTACGTATCGAACTTCTCCGGAGACTCTACGGCGAGTCTTTGAGAAGTACGGTCGTGTGGGAGATGTGTATATACCCAGGGATAGATACACCAAAGAGAGTCGCGGTTTCGCCTTTGTGCGGTTCCTCGACAAGCGCGACGCGGAGGACGCCATGGATGCAATGGACGGTGCCTTGCTCGACGGGCGGGAGCTTCGGGTGCAAATGGCTCGCTACGGCCGACCCCCGGACTCCATGTACAGCCGGAGAAGTGCTCCGCCACGCAGATACGGGGGCTATGGACGCAGAAGCCGAAGGTAAGGCCGTGGGCGCTGTATAAGCTATAGTGGCTAACGCTAGTTTAGCCAGCGATGGTGGAAGCACATGGATGCTAACGGCTGCATGCTAATCACCACGTTTGTTACGTTGGAGGCGGGCACGCTTTTACTCCCCAAAGTTTGACTTGTGTTCTGAACGGAACCTCAACTCGGGcccttttctctgtctttagCCGCTCCGCCAGCCCACGGCGCCGCAGACGCAGCCGCTCCAGGAGCCGAAGCCGGTCCCGATCCAGGAGCCGTCATCGTTCCAGCCGTTCCAGGTCCTATTCCAGGTCCAAGTCCAGATCCAAGTCGAGGTCAAAGTCCAGATCAAAGTCCAGGACCCCCAGGAGGAGCAAGTCGAAGTCCGCTTCCAGGTCTCGGTCCCGTTCCAGGTCCAAGTCCAAATCCAAGTCGAGGAGCCGAACCCCCCATTCCAGCAGAGGAGGGTCCAAATCAAGGTCTCGATCCAAGTCCAAGAGTAGGCCTAAATCCCCAGAAGACAACGGAATAGAGGGTTAAACCATACCTGGATGGTATATCAAGGTATTTGTAGGCAGGTGAGTTACATAAATGAATTAATAACTGATCAAACATTAGTTATTGCTGTTCTTTAGCTCTTACTCCCAATGAACCGGGTCACAGTGCTTCTCTGTGTATGCTTTGATATTCAAGGCATACACAGATGAACCTTTTTGGTTGCTGTGGCCAGCAAAATTATAAATGCACATTATAATTGACCAAAATGGGAATAATGATTGTATTTGTTAAGTGTGCATGGGAGGGACGTGGTGTTATATTAAGACCTCACT includes these proteins:
- the srsf2a gene encoding serine and arginine rich splicing factor 2a, producing MSYGRPPPDVEGMTSLKVDNLTYRTSPETLRRVFEKYGRVGDVYIPRDRYTKESRGFAFVRFLDKRDAEDAMDAMDGALLDGRELRVQMARYGRPPDSMYSRRSAPPRRYGGYGRRSRSRSASPRRRRRSRSRSRSRSRSRSRHRSSRSRSYSRSKSRSKSRSKSRSKSRTPRRSKSKSASRSRSRSRSKSKSKSRSRTPHSSRGGSKSRSRSKSKSRPKSPEDNGIEG